A part of Nitrospira sp. SG-bin1 genomic DNA contains:
- a CDS encoding ABC transporter, whose amino-acid sequence MKLHRVTALIVRHLYLYRRSLPRIMEIFYWPFLDLVIWGFITLYLARYQSQVPGFVTFFLGALILWDMLFRSQQGITISFLEELWARNLMNLFASPLKPSEFLAATMAMSVMKVTIVSIVMAGCALLFYSYNLLIIGAWLLPFVLNLVITGWIIGVFTTSLIMRFGQEAEVLAWSMVFLFQPISCVFYPMEVLPKWLQMIALANPAAHIFEGMRTVLGTGSPPIGELAWAVGLNAVLLVGVVAWFYRTVAYCKDQGLLVRVGE is encoded by the coding sequence ATGAAACTGCACCGCGTCACGGCCTTGATCGTCAGGCATTTGTACCTCTATCGGCGCAGTTTGCCCCGCATCATGGAAATTTTCTATTGGCCGTTCCTGGATCTCGTGATCTGGGGGTTCATCACCCTCTATTTAGCCCGCTATCAGAGCCAGGTTCCGGGATTCGTCACGTTTTTTTTGGGGGCGTTGATTCTCTGGGACATGCTGTTCCGATCGCAACAGGGGATTACGATTTCCTTTCTCGAAGAACTCTGGGCCCGCAACTTGATGAATCTGTTCGCCAGCCCGCTGAAGCCGAGCGAGTTTCTGGCCGCCACGATGGCGATGAGCGTGATGAAGGTGACGATCGTCTCGATCGTCATGGCCGGCTGTGCCCTCCTGTTTTATTCGTATAACCTCCTGATCATCGGGGCATGGCTGTTGCCCTTCGTGCTCAATTTGGTCATTACCGGTTGGATCATCGGCGTGTTCACGACGTCGCTCATCATGAGGTTCGGACAGGAAGCCGAAGTGCTTGCCTGGAGCATGGTGTTTCTCTTTCAGCCGATCTCCTGTGTCTTTTATCCCATGGAAGTGTTGCCTAAATGGCTGCAGATGATCGCGTTGGCGAACCCGGCCGCACACATTTTTGAAGGAATGCGAACGGTCTTGGGTACCGGCAGCCCACCCATCGGAGAGCTTGCATGGGCCGTCGGTCTGAACGCGGTGTTGCTGGTCGGAGTGGTGGCCTGGTTCTACCGGACGGTGGCCTATTGTAAGGATCAAGGGCTCCTGGTTCGAGTCGGGGAGTGA